One window of Abyssibacter profundi genomic DNA carries:
- a CDS encoding DNA-3-methyladenine glycosylase I, whose amino-acid sequence MARAESFQRIYERACQRKGGEAAVASLLPSVADAETLATTGDDRYLSLMTKRVFQAGFAWRVIEQKWSGFEAAFGGFDPAHCAALDADAIEALARDQRIVRNKQKINSVPRNARFVLDVAEAEGSFAAWLAAWPVEDTTGLWRELARRGQRLGGMSGCIFLRMAGKDTFQLTGDVVALLIANEVVTRRPSTRAELAACQQQFNTWAAESGRPLAEISRICALSVGDQRLRADEPPPPFLLDPD is encoded by the coding sequence GTGGCCCGAGCCGAGTCCTTCCAGCGGATTTACGAGCGCGCCTGCCAGCGCAAGGGGGGCGAGGCGGCTGTGGCGTCATTGCTCCCATCGGTGGCCGATGCCGAGACCTTGGCGACGACCGGAGATGATCGCTACCTCAGCCTGATGACCAAACGTGTCTTCCAGGCCGGATTCGCCTGGCGGGTGATCGAGCAGAAGTGGTCCGGGTTTGAGGCCGCGTTCGGCGGTTTTGATCCGGCGCATTGCGCGGCGCTGGATGCCGATGCCATCGAAGCGCTGGCGCGCGACCAGCGCATCGTACGGAACAAGCAGAAAATCAACTCCGTGCCGCGTAACGCGCGCTTCGTGCTTGATGTCGCGGAGGCCGAGGGCAGCTTTGCGGCCTGGCTGGCCGCCTGGCCGGTCGAGGACACGACCGGCCTGTGGCGTGAGCTGGCACGGCGTGGCCAGCGGCTTGGTGGCATGAGCGGCTGCATCTTCCTGCGCATGGCGGGCAAGGACACGTTCCAGCTCACCGGCGACGTCGTCGCATTGCTCATCGCCAACGAAGTCGTGACCCGTCGGCCCAGTACCCGTGCCGAGCTGGCGGCCTGCCAACAACAGTTCAATACCTGGGCCGCCGAATCCGGCCGGCCGCTGGCGGAGATCAGCCGCATTTGTGCGTTGTCGGTGGGCGATCAGCGCCTGCGCGCTGATGAGCCGCCGCCTCCGTTCTTGCTGGACCCCGACTAG
- a CDS encoding DUF1304 domain-containing protein, with translation MQSWALGFAALAAALHLLFFLMESVLFDRPAVQRRFGVAPTEADAVRPWALNQGFYNLFLSLAVIIGIGLWLTGRTHSGQAVVLTGCMVMLGAGIVLACTDRRMRRAAAIQAVPPLLAVLLLVSG, from the coding sequence ATGCAGAGCTGGGCACTGGGTTTTGCGGCGTTGGCCGCGGCGCTACATCTGTTGTTTTTTCTAATGGAATCGGTGCTATTCGACCGTCCCGCCGTGCAACGCCGTTTCGGGGTTGCGCCCACCGAAGCGGATGCCGTGCGTCCCTGGGCCCTGAACCAGGGGTTCTACAATCTCTTTTTGTCGCTGGCCGTGATCATCGGCATTGGTTTGTGGCTGACGGGCCGGACCCATAGCGGTCAGGCCGTTGTGCTCACCGGCTGCATGGTGATGTTGGGTGCGGGGATCGTCCTGGCCTGCACAGACCGTCGCATGCGCCGCGCTGCGGCGATACAGGCCGTGCCGCCACTGCTGGCCGTTTTGCTGCTGGTGTCGGGCTGA
- a CDS encoding zinc-dependent alcohol dehydrogenase family protein produces MRTTRAAILREMGAPAPYAQSQPLEIREVQLAPPGAGEVTVRIRAAGLCHSDLSVINGSRPRVMPMVLGHEAAGEVVEVGPNPGGLKVGDHVVFSFVPVCGECPACSEGRPAMCAPGAVANGGGSLLSGARPFADDQGELHHHLGVSAFADHTTVSAKSCVAIDPTLDFRIAALFGCAVMTGVGAVVNTAKVEPGTSCAVYGLGGVGLAALIGARASGANPLVAIDLSDDKLALARSLGATHTVNAGDADALEQVRAITNGGARTVVESVGSAKVLETAYAATGRAGTTVTVGLPHPDARLDIQAVSLTVDERVLRGSYMGSAIPSRDIPRFIAMYQAGLLPVDKLLSHTLKLEEINEAFDVLDRGEAVRQVIVFD; encoded by the coding sequence ATGAGAACCACCCGCGCTGCGATACTGCGAGAGATGGGCGCACCCGCCCCCTATGCGCAAAGCCAGCCCCTGGAGATCCGCGAGGTGCAGTTGGCGCCGCCAGGTGCCGGTGAAGTCACGGTTCGCATCCGTGCCGCCGGGCTTTGCCATTCGGACCTGTCGGTCATCAACGGTTCGCGCCCCCGGGTCATGCCCATGGTGCTCGGGCACGAGGCGGCGGGTGAGGTGGTCGAAGTCGGTCCGAATCCGGGTGGACTCAAGGTCGGCGATCACGTCGTTTTTTCCTTTGTGCCGGTTTGTGGTGAATGCCCAGCCTGCTCCGAGGGACGACCGGCCATGTGCGCCCCCGGCGCGGTGGCCAACGGCGGCGGCAGCCTGCTCAGTGGGGCGCGGCCGTTTGCCGATGACCAGGGCGAGTTGCATCACCACCTCGGCGTGTCTGCATTTGCGGATCACACGACCGTCTCGGCCAAATCCTGCGTGGCGATCGACCCGACGCTGGATTTCCGGATCGCGGCACTGTTCGGTTGTGCGGTCATGACCGGCGTCGGCGCCGTGGTGAATACGGCCAAGGTCGAGCCGGGCACCAGCTGTGCCGTGTACGGGCTGGGCGGCGTGGGGCTGGCGGCATTGATCGGTGCGCGCGCCAGCGGTGCCAATCCGCTGGTGGCCATCGACTTGTCTGATGACAAGCTGGCACTGGCGCGCAGCTTGGGCGCCACGCATACGGTGAATGCCGGCGATGCCGATGCCCTGGAACAGGTGCGCGCCATCACCAACGGCGGGGCGCGAACCGTGGTCGAATCGGTGGGCAGCGCCAAGGTGTTGGAGACGGCCTATGCAGCCACCGGACGGGCGGGTACCACGGTGACGGTCGGGCTGCCGCATCCCGATGCCCGGCTGGACATCCAGGCGGTCAGCCTGACCGTGGACGAGCGTGTGCTGCGTGGCAGCTACATGGGGTCGGCGATTCCGAGCCGGGATATCCCTCGCTTCATCGCCATGTACCAGGCGGGGCTGCTGCCGGTGGACAAGCTGCTGTCCCACACGCTCAAGCTGGAAGAGATCAACGAGGCCTTCGACGTGCTGGATCGCGGCGAGGCCGTGCGGCAGGTCATCGTATTTGACTAG
- a CDS encoding acyl-CoA thioesterase produces MIQADDFPHQLTIPTRWKDNDVYGHVNNVEYYSYFDTVINDYLIRAGGLDIHTGAVIGLAIETGCKFHRSLAFPEQVRACLRVDHLGNSSVRYGIGLFGETSEQPAAEGHFVHVFVDRETRRPVPIPDALRAALQQLEVTS; encoded by the coding sequence ATGATTCAAGCTGACGATTTTCCACACCAACTGACGATTCCTACTCGCTGGAAGGACAACGATGTCTACGGACACGTCAACAATGTCGAGTATTACAGCTACTTCGATACGGTCATCAACGACTACCTGATTCGGGCTGGCGGGCTGGATATCCACACCGGGGCCGTGATCGGCTTGGCCATCGAAACCGGCTGTAAGTTCCATCGCTCACTGGCGTTTCCGGAGCAGGTGAGGGCCTGCCTGCGGGTTGATCACCTGGGTAACAGCAGCGTGCGTTACGGCATCGGTTTATTCGGCGAGACCAGCGAGCAACCGGCCGCCGAAGGCCACTTCGTGCACGTCTTCGTCGATCGCGAAACCCGCCGTCCGGTGCCCATTCCCGACGCGCTGCGAGCCGCACTACAACAACTGGAGGTCACATCATGA
- the ppnN gene encoding nucleotide 5'-monophosphate nucleosidase PpnN, giving the protein MDADIGPRGRLRLLSRREVAAXSSTEAGGLHDQFRACALAVLNIGSELDDAAAVMERYANFDVRIREEPRGIRLQLINAPDQAFVDGEIIEGIREHLFSVLRDLVAAANIPQLDTPASVTDGVFELLRNAGVIHAGERDPLVVCWGGHAIGRDEYDYTKEVGHALGLRGMDVCTGCGPGAMKGPMKGAAVGHAKQRLGSGRFLGVTEPGIIAAEPPNPIVNELVVLPDIEKRLEAFVRLGHAIIVFPGGVGTAEEILHLLGILLDSHNASMPFPVIFTGPSTARPYFQQLHAFIGATLGQAAQRLYRIVIDDPIAVARAVGEGANQVFDWREQARDAFGFNWKLRIDAQFQTPFVPTHAAMSGLNLHRDQSSSDLAANLRRAFSGIVAGNVKPAGIQAVAEHGPFELRGEPAIAGELDALLRSFVEQRRMRLPGAEYVPCYRIMR; this is encoded by the coding sequence ATGGACGCTGATATTGGCCCACGCGGCCGCCTGAGATTGCTATCGCGGCGTGAAGTAGCCGCGTTSTCCTCGACCGAAGCGGGCGGGCTGCACGATCAATTCCGTGCCTGCGCGCTTGCCGTGCTGAATATCGGCAGCGAGCTGGATGATGCCGCCGCGGTGATGGAGCGCTACGCCAATTTCGACGTGCGCATCCGCGAGGAACCCCGGGGGATTCGGCTGCAGCTGATCAATGCACCGGACCAAGCCTTTGTCGATGGCGAGATCATCGAGGGCATCCGCGAGCACTTGTTCAGCGTGCTGCGAGACCTGGTCGCCGCAGCCAATATTCCGCAGCTCGATACGCCGGCATCGGTGACCGACGGTGTGTTTGAGTTACTTCGAAATGCCGGCGTCATCCATGCCGGTGAACGCGATCCGCTGGTGGTCTGTTGGGGTGGGCACGCCATTGGTCGTGATGAGTACGACTACACCAAGGAAGTCGGTCATGCCCTGGGGCTGCGGGGCATGGATGTCTGTACCGGCTGCGGCCCCGGCGCGATGAAAGGGCCGATGAAGGGGGCGGCCGTCGGCCATGCCAAACAACGGCTGGGCAGCGGTCGGTTCCTCGGCGTCACCGAACCCGGCATCATCGCGGCGGAACCGCCGAATCCCATCGTCAACGAACTGGTGGTGCTACCGGACATCGAGAAGCGCTTGGAGGCCTTCGTACGCCTGGGGCATGCGATCATCGTGTTCCCGGGCGGGGTCGGTACCGCGGAGGAAATTCTCCATCTGCTAGGCATTCTGCTCGATTCGCACAATGCCTCCATGCCGTTTCCGGTGATCTTCACGGGGCCGTCGACCGCGCGGCCCTATTTTCAGCAGCTCCATGCGTTCATTGGCGCCACGCTGGGCCAGGCCGCCCAACGCTTGTACCGCATCGTCATCGATGATCCCATCGCCGTGGCCCGAGCCGTGGGCGAGGGCGCCAACCAGGTGTTCGATTGGCGCGAACAGGCCCGTGATGCCTTCGGGTTCAACTGGAAGCTGCGCATCGACGCCCAGTTCCAGACCCCGTTTGTTCCCACGCATGCCGCCATGTCTGGTCTCAACCTGCACCGGGACCAGTCCAGCAGTGACCTGGCGGCCAATCTGCGCCGGGCGTTCTCCGGCATTGTGGCCGGCAATGTGAAACCGGCGGGCATCCAGGCGGTGGCCGAGCATGGTCCGTTCGAACTGCGCGGCGAGCCGGCGATTGCCGGCGAGCTGGACGCCTTGCTGCGCAGTTTTGTCGAGCAGCGCCGGATGCGCTTGCCGGGGGCCGAGTACGTGCCCTGTTATCGCATCATGCGGTAA
- a CDS encoding beta strand repeat-containing protein, which produces MSHKTERAGLAVALMVLGGVSTPASATDYVVDTLTDVSAVDGLVSLREAIAAASGNVAANEAPAGEASGDTITFDAAIAGGTIPLTAVLPTIADDLVITGDVTLDGQGAVQIALVDTAEPVTLTGLTLTNGVAASGGALGIAAGADVTLDTVTVSNNVGNGGTATSGGAIDNAGTLTVTGSNFTNNDASAGSGSGGAIISSGTLTVSDSSFTGNLASRAGGAIEIANGASTTLNNLTASNNEVLVSPGNGGVLHITGPVDATVNGGNFSSNTAGQEGGALWNNAGTLTVNGGTYVNNIGAGADSDDGGGALHNQGGTLIVNGATIEFNSATGAAGSGGGILNDGGTLTVSNTVIRGNSANRAGGGIEDNARVTPTTTALSNVTFTQNFAGSAPGNGGAMHVSGPGAVSYTGGSVTDNEAATEGGGLWNGSGLMEIASVTFTGNAANGDAADNGGGALFNQGGDIVITGNTVIAGNSALGRAGSGGGIFNNEGTVTMTGGSITGNVANRAGGGIEDRSTTNDTTTGTPTIALTNVALDGNSVGVTLGDLVSVAAPGNGGGLHITGDGGGTFGGVVAVVGGSVSNNVAASEGGGLWNFGAPSILTVDGTVMDANDARGDAADTGGGALFNNGGVMTVSNATITNNAASGTSGSGGGILNFNGTLTVTGSTINNNMASRAGGALEDVSTTSATTVNISTTTMASNLAGNNPGNGGAVHITGGATTMTIDRSTVWNNVANNEGGGLWVFNGSTLNLWNSTVFGNGAIEQDGSASRAEVGGGLFLRPASTIDAINSTIASNSATTSGGGVFLADATASFTATNTLIGDNAAATAADVDGVVDGGGYNLVADVTGATVNGPSNLTGVSTGLDPEGLAMNGGPTMTVALTGFTAVDAGLDSACASMAINNVDQRGAGFDRPTDGNGDGTTACDIGAFEVTAADLAGDPPLAVQANGTSGGGNGVSFGAGAQDVSAISLTVANSASEALVVAGFSGTLSGSGDFDGDITAADVYLDANGNGAVDAGEMTVPAMVTIDGVAGTFAVSFSPNRTVAAGASESYVVAVDFSTSIAWMAAPMFAGSGLMLLGLAGVGGLTRRHVPLLAAAIVLAVGLSGCEGDNGANGAQGAQGIPGPQGPAGPQGPVGPQGPVGPQGPQGPGASSTTYQFSLTAVTATGADSGTSVQATGLPLNGPVITIID; this is translated from the coding sequence ATGAGCCATAAAACAGAACGCGCTGGCCTGGCCGTCGCGTTAATGGTGCTCGGAGGCGTGTCGACACCCGCGTCGGCGACCGATTACGTTGTGGATACGCTGACAGACGTATCGGCGGTGGACGGTCTGGTCAGCCTGCGCGAGGCCATTGCGGCCGCGTCCGGCAACGTGGCCGCTAACGAGGCGCCTGCCGGCGAGGCCAGCGGCGACACGATTACGTTTGATGCGGCGATTGCCGGCGGCACCATTCCGCTCACCGCCGTCTTACCCACCATTGCTGATGATCTGGTGATCACCGGCGATGTGACACTGGACGGGCAGGGCGCCGTTCAGATCGCGCTGGTCGATACCGCCGAGCCGGTGACGCTGACCGGCCTGACGCTGACCAATGGTGTGGCCGCCAGCGGCGGCGCACTGGGCATTGCGGCCGGCGCTGACGTGACCCTGGATACGGTGACCGTCAGCAACAATGTCGGGAATGGCGGGACCGCGACCAGCGGGGGCGCCATCGACAATGCCGGCACCCTGACCGTGACCGGAAGCAACTTCACGAACAACGATGCCAGTGCCGGTTCGGGCAGTGGTGGCGCAATCATCTCCAGCGGCACGCTGACGGTGAGCGACAGCAGCTTCACCGGCAACTTGGCCAGCCGCGCCGGCGGTGCCATCGAGATCGCCAACGGGGCATCGACCACGTTGAACAACTTGACGGCCAGCAACAACGAGGTGCTGGTCAGTCCGGGCAATGGCGGTGTGCTGCACATCACCGGCCCGGTCGATGCCACGGTCAATGGCGGTAACTTCTCCTCGAATACCGCCGGTCAGGAAGGTGGCGCGCTGTGGAATAACGCCGGCACGCTGACGGTGAACGGTGGCACCTACGTCAACAACATCGGCGCTGGGGCGGATTCCGACGACGGCGGCGGCGCCCTGCACAACCAGGGCGGCACGCTCATCGTCAACGGCGCGACCATCGAGTTCAACTCGGCAACCGGCGCTGCAGGCAGCGGCGGCGGCATCCTGAACGATGGCGGCACGCTAACGGTTAGCAACACGGTCATCCGGGGTAACTCGGCCAACCGTGCGGGTGGCGGCATTGAGGACAATGCCCGTGTGACGCCCACGACGACCGCGTTGAGTAACGTGACCTTCACGCAGAACTTTGCGGGCAGCGCGCCCGGCAACGGCGGGGCCATGCACGTCTCCGGCCCGGGCGCCGTCAGCTACACCGGCGGCAGCGTGACCGACAATGAAGCGGCCACCGAAGGCGGTGGTCTGTGGAATGGCTCCGGCCTCATGGAGATTGCCAGCGTGACCTTCACCGGCAATGCCGCGAACGGTGATGCCGCCGATAACGGCGGTGGTGCTCTGTTCAACCAGGGTGGTGACATCGTAATCACCGGCAACACCGTGATCGCCGGCAACAGTGCTTTGGGCCGTGCCGGTTCCGGTGGCGGTATCTTCAACAATGAAGGCACCGTGACCATGACCGGTGGCTCGATCACCGGCAACGTGGCCAACCGTGCCGGCGGCGGCATCGAAGACCGCTCGACCACCAACGACACCACCACCGGAACGCCGACGATTGCGCTGACCAACGTGGCCCTCGATGGCAATAGCGTTGGCGTTACGCTGGGCGATCTCGTGTCGGTGGCCGCACCCGGTAACGGCGGCGGTCTGCATATCACCGGCGATGGCGGCGGAACTTTTGGTGGCGTGGTGGCTGTCGTCGGAGGCAGCGTCAGCAACAATGTCGCGGCCTCCGAAGGCGGCGGTCTCTGGAATTTTGGAGCCCCTAGCATTCTGACGGTCGATGGCACGGTGATGGATGCCAACGATGCCCGCGGTGATGCGGCCGATACCGGTGGCGGTGCCTTGTTCAACAACGGCGGTGTCATGACCGTGAGCAATGCCACGATCACCAACAATGCGGCCTCGGGCACGTCGGGCTCAGGCGGCGGCATCCTGAACTTCAATGGCACGCTGACCGTGACCGGCTCGACCATCAACAACAACATGGCCAGCCGGGCCGGCGGTGCGCTGGAAGACGTTTCGACCACATCTGCCACCACGGTCAATATCTCGACGACCACGATGGCCAGCAACCTGGCCGGCAACAATCCCGGCAACGGTGGTGCTGTCCACATCACCGGCGGTGCGACGACCATGACCATTGATCGTTCGACGGTTTGGAACAACGTTGCGAACAACGAAGGCGGCGGTCTGTGGGTCTTTAACGGGTCCACGTTGAACCTGTGGAACAGCACCGTATTCGGCAATGGCGCGATCGAGCAGGATGGTTCGGCCAGTCGTGCGGAAGTGGGCGGTGGTCTGTTCCTGCGCCCGGCCTCGACGATTGACGCGATCAACTCGACCATCGCCTCGAACTCCGCCACGACCTCCGGCGGCGGTGTGTTCCTGGCCGATGCCACGGCCAGCTTCACCGCTACCAACACGCTGATCGGCGACAACGCAGCGGCGACCGCAGCGGATGTCGATGGCGTTGTGGACGGTGGGGGCTACAACCTGGTGGCCGACGTCACGGGTGCGACGGTGAACGGTCCGTCCAACCTGACCGGCGTGTCCACCGGGCTGGACCCCGAGGGTCTGGCGATGAACGGCGGACCGACCATGACGGTGGCGTTAACCGGCTTCACGGCCGTGGACGCAGGCCTCGACAGTGCATGCGCCAGCATGGCCATCAACAACGTCGACCAGCGTGGTGCCGGTTTTGACCGTCCAACCGACGGCAATGGTGACGGCACAACCGCCTGTGACATCGGTGCCTTTGAAGTGACCGCAGCCGATCTCGCGGGTGATCCACCCCTGGCCGTGCAGGCCAACGGCACCAGCGGCGGTGGGAATGGCGTCAGCTTTGGGGCCGGTGCCCAGGACGTGTCAGCCATCAGTCTGACCGTGGCCAATAGCGCGTCGGAGGCGCTGGTGGTTGCCGGCTTCTCGGGCACGCTGAGTGGGTCGGGTGATTTCGACGGTGATATCACCGCCGCCGATGTTTATCTCGATGCCAACGGCAATGGCGCCGTGGATGCGGGTGAGATGACCGTGCCGGCAATGGTGACCATCGATGGCGTGGCCGGGACTTTTGCGGTGAGCTTCTCGCCAAACCGGACCGTCGCAGCCGGCGCCAGCGAGTCATACGTCGTAGCCGTGGACTTCAGCACCAGCATCGCCTGGATGGCGGCGCCGATGTTCGCAGGGAGCGGCCTGATGTTGCTGGGCCTGGCCGGTGTTGGCGGACTGACGCGCCGTCACGTGCCGCTGCTGGCGGCCGCCATTGTGTTGGCGGTTGGCCTGTCCGGCTGTGAGGGTGACAACGGCGCCAACGGTGCCCAGGGCGCCCAGGGCATTCCGGGGCCGCAGGGCCCGGCGGGTCCACAAGGACCGGTCGGACCGCAGGGTCCGGTGGGGCCACAGGGTCCTCAAGGTCCGGGTGCGAGCAGCACCACGTATCAGTTCAGCCTGACCGCCGTGACGGCGACGGGCGCGGACTCCGGTACGTCGGTCCAGGCCACCGGCCTGCCGCTTAACGGCCCGGTGATTACCATCATCGACTAG